The following nucleotide sequence is from Roseivirga sp. BDSF3-8.
ATTTCAGAATATTATCATCTATTACCGGCCAGCCTTCATCGTCCCATTTCATTTCGCCTATTATAAGTTTCGGGCTGCCATTATCATTCATATCGTAGCCGTGGAAAACGAGGTAGTCTGTGTCATCAAACGTATAAGCACTGTTATGGCCTACCCCGGCCCACCTGTCGTCTCCTTCCACTACCAGCGTACCACCCCCGTCGGCCATGCTTTTCCCTTCCTTGTCCAGATAGGGCCCGGTCACATCGTCTGATCGGCCCACTACCACCTTGTAGGTGCTGTTCTTGCCCCGGCAGCAGTAGTCCCACGACACAAAGAGGTAGTACATGGAGTCTTTTTTAAAGATAAAAGGTGCCTCCAGGGCCGCATCGCCCGGCTCCTTGTCATCCAGGAAGTCGCTGCGCTTACGTCGTGCAATGGTGTGCCACTCTTGAGGCTCAGCCAGGGCCGTACGCTTAGGAATAAGCTTCACCAGCTTTAGTCCCTCCCAAAAGGACCCGAACGACATCCATGGGTAGCCATTTTCATCCACTATAATGTTCGGGTCAATGGCATTCCACAAGTCACGGTTAGGTACAGACTGAAGGATCATGCCCTGGTCTTCCCACTTGTAGGCGGGATCTTCCGGGTCCAGGGTTGTATTGGTTACCAGCCCTATAGCGGAGGTGTTTTTGGCAAATGAGCTTACCGAGTAGTAGAGATAGTATTTACCATCATAATACGATATATCAGGCGCCCAGAAGTGGCCGCGGAAGTCGCTGACAGCTTCAGTCGTCCATGCCGGGGCCTCATCGAATACCGGCTTTTCTTCCTTCCATTCTTTCATATCCGTTGATGAAAACATGGAAATGCCGCGCCCGGTACAGAAGAGGTAATAGGTACCATCCTCTTTGATCATAACCGGATCATGCACACGCAGGTCAAGCGACTGAGCGCGAACAGTAATTGCCACCAGGCAAAGTATCGATAGTAAAATTAGTCGTTTCATTCACCTACTTTTTTACCCCAGATCGTCGTTCCTTCTTCATTTAGTCCGGTAAAGAGAATGGTGGAAGCTACTTCGTTTTCCCAGTCACGGCCCCGCTCTACATACACCTTATCCGTGAAGGCACCGCCCCCCCAGCTTAGGGTGAGCCATGGGGCTTCGTATGACCAGGTATTGGCATTATCGCCATTGATGGTGCCGCCTGCATCCAGGGTGATGGTGACTGACTGCTGGAAGTCAGGGTTTGTCTGTGTCTCAGCAAATCCGGGCACTACGTTGTAGCCAAAAACAATCTGCTCCCAGGTACCCGGCAGTTCGCTTTCTTCCACGGCTGTTTCTTCCTCATTGGCATAGCGCTGCGGCGACACGATGGGCCACCCGTCTTCTGTCCAGAACACCTGCCTCACATGAAGCACCATAAAAAACCTGTCTATACCAGGCCTGCCCTGGTGGGCCATAAAGTACTGCCCGTCCTTTTCGAATACGGCGGGGTGCGATACGCCCTGCCAGCCGCTATGATTCTGGAAGCGATAGGGTGCCAGGATCATGGGCTGGTTATCGCTGAATTCGTTCAGGTTGTCCCCGTTAAAGTCGTAGAAAGGGCCGGTAGGGCTTTCCGAGCGGCCCACACGCACATTATACTTGGTTTCCAGCCAGTCGTAAGCAATGAACAGGTAGTACATGCCCTCTTCTTCATTGTAGATGATCTCCGGCCCCTCGATGTTGCCATTGATGGTATTGCCGCTGAAGCCGCGGTGGGCTACGCGCTGCCCGATGTCGCCTTCGGTGGCGGCCAGGCCGGTGGCAGGATCCAGCTCCATCATGTAGATGCCGTCCCACGAGGAGCCGTAATACATGTACTGGTTGCCACTCTGGTCTATAATAATGCTGGGGTCAATGGCATTGGTATGAGTCGAATTATCTCCCTGGGAGGTCACCACCAGGCCGCGTTCCACAAAGGGCCCCATGGGGCTATCGGAAACGGCCAGCCCTATGGCACTGAGCCGCCCCACATTAGAGGCCAGGGAGTAGTACACACGGTACTCACTGCCTACCTGTATGGCATAAGGGGCCCACAGGCTATTATTAGGTGTACCCCCGTTCTGCCGGATGTAAGTAGCACCGGCGGTAGGAATAGCATTAAACACCCAGCCTACGTACTCCCACTCTACCAGGTTGATACTCCTGCGGATCTGAAGTCCGGGCCTGATGGTATGCCCATAGGATACATCCGTGCTGTAAGAATAAAAAAAGTCGCCCGCATCCATCACATAATCACGCGCATCGATGACCGAGGGGTCGTGCGAATTATAGTGCATCCAGTCGTACACCTGTGCGGCGGTGGCCAGGTGGCCGTAGGTATCGGGCAGGCGGGAAAAGTCAATGGGCCCGTCACCCAACTCAGTGGTATCCGGCCTCTCGCCGCCTCCCGGCGTGGGATTAGGAGCAGGTTCGATCTCCTCCTCTCCGCAGCCGGCAGCCAGCCAGCCAAAGCAAAGCAGCAGGCTGAATACAGTTATCCAACGTTGATAAGATTTGAGAATGGTTTTGGGTTTAACAGGCATAGGGTTTATTCAACTTTTAGCACAACTACTGAAAAGGGTGGTAACTGCAGGGTCATACTCTCCCCTTTCCGTTTAAAATCCTTATAAGCTACAGGCTGCACCTTGTCCGGATTATCAAAGGTATTATGGTCTGTGAGGTTGGCAGCTTTGAGTATGGTACCGGACACCTTTTTGTTATCCGTGCCGCGCAGGTTTACGGTCACCTCCTGTGCCTCATCAGCATCTATATTCACCAGTGAAATATGGATAGCACCCTCTTCATTCACAGAAGCAGAACCGGACACAGCCGGCAGGCTTTTGCCTTCAAATTCATACTGCGCACCGGAGGATATACTCAGCGGCAGCAGGGTCGCATCCTGGTGCACATTATACATCTTCATCACATGGTAGGTAGGCGTTAGCAGCATCTTCTCATCTTCCGTGAGAATGACCGCCTGCAGCACATTGATAGTCTGCGCCAGGTTAGCCATACGCACACGGTCAGCGTGATTATTGAAAATGTTCAGGGTAGTACCCGCGATCATTGCATCACGCATCGTATTCTGCTGGTACAGGAAGCCGGGGTTAGTACCCTCTTCCACGTTGTACCATCCGCCCCACTCATCCACTACCAGCGCAATGCGCTTCTCAGGGTCGTACTTGTCCATGATGGTGCTGTGGCGGGTCACAAGCTCTTCCATGCGCAAGGCCGTCTCCATGGTACTGAAATACTGGGCTTCGCTAAAGCCGGTAGCCGGGCCTTTTTCATTCCATTCCACAAAAGAATAGGAATGCAGGGCCACGCCCTCTATCAGGTGCTTGGGAATGTCCCGCATCAGCACCTCCGTCCAGTGGTAATCGGCCACATTGGCCCCACTGGCAATCCGAAACAGGTTGCTGCTGTTAGACCAGTCCGTCATAAACGTGGCGTACTGCTTATACAGGTTAGCATAGTACTCCGGCGTCATATTGCCGCCGCAGCCCCACATCTCATTGCCTACGCCCCAGTAGGTAACCTGCCAGGGCTCTTCGCGCCCGTTTTCGCGGCGCAGGTCAGCCATAGGGCTGGTGCCGTCATGGTTCACATACTGTACCCAGTCGGCCAGCTCTTTCACCTCACCACTACCTACGTTAGCCGCCAGGTAAGGCTCAGCATCCAGCATTTCGCACATGTTCAGAAAGTCATGCGTACCGAAGCTGTTATCTTCCGTTACCCCTCCCCACCATTGGTTTACGATTGTCGGACGGTCTTCTTTAGGGCCAATACCGTCCATCCAGTGGTACGTATCGGCAAAACAACCTCCTGGCCAGCGCAGTACGGGTACCTTCAGATCCTTCAGAGCTTCCACCACATCATTACGCACCCCATTCGTATTAGGTATTTCGGTATTGTCATCACCTACGTAAAAGCCCCCGTATATGCAGCGGCCAAGGTGCTCGGCAAAGTGTCCGTAGATGTTCTTATTAATAGTTGGGCCGCCCTGGTCGGCATTGATATGTACCTGCACCTGCCTTGCGGACAAGCTACCGGCACCCAGGCATAATAATATAGCTAAAAGATAACGGGTCATCTATATGTTAATTTTTTATAATGAAAACCCGGTGATCAGTTCACCAGGTCTTTATAGCCTACTCTGAATACGGTGAGTGAATGAGGAGCAACGGATACCTCAAACTGATCACCTTTTACCTTTATCTCTTCTTCAGATGGACTTAGCTGCTTAGGATTCTCGAAAGAATTCACCTGCTGCATGTTGTCACTATGCAACACCAGCTTCTTCCCTTTGCGCTGCAGGCCATTTACGCCGGAAACGTCAAAGGTGATAGCCTGCTCAGCATTATTGACATTCACCACCTTGAATATCAGCTCTTTCGCCTCCTCATCCTTAGCGGCAGTGGCATACATCCCTTCCTGCCCCGTA
It contains:
- a CDS encoding arabinan endo-1,5-alpha-L-arabinosidase encodes the protein MKRLILLSILCLVAITVRAQSLDLRVHDPVMIKEDGTYYLFCTGRGISMFSSTDMKEWKEEKPVFDEAPAWTTEAVSDFRGHFWAPDISYYDGKYYLYYSVSSFAKNTSAIGLVTNTTLDPEDPAYKWEDQGMILQSVPNRDLWNAIDPNIIVDENGYPWMSFGSFWEGLKLVKLIPKRTALAEPQEWHTIARRKRSDFLDDKEPGDAALEAPFIFKKDSMYYLFVSWDYCCRGKNSTYKVVVGRSDDVTGPYLDKEGKSMADGGGTLVVEGDDRWAGVGHNSAYTFDDTDYLVFHGYDMNDNGSPKLIIGEMKWDDEGWPVIDDNILK
- a CDS encoding alpha-N-arabinofuranosidase; protein product: MTRYLLAILLCLGAGSLSARQVQVHINADQGGPTINKNIYGHFAEHLGRCIYGGFYVGDDNTEIPNTNGVRNDVVEALKDLKVPVLRWPGGCFADTYHWMDGIGPKEDRPTIVNQWWGGVTEDNSFGTHDFLNMCEMLDAEPYLAANVGSGEVKELADWVQYVNHDGTSPMADLRRENGREEPWQVTYWGVGNEMWGCGGNMTPEYYANLYKQYATFMTDWSNSSNLFRIASGANVADYHWTEVLMRDIPKHLIEGVALHSYSFVEWNEKGPATGFSEAQYFSTMETALRMEELVTRHSTIMDKYDPEKRIALVVDEWGGWYNVEEGTNPGFLYQQNTMRDAMIAGTTLNIFNNHADRVRMANLAQTINVLQAVILTEDEKMLLTPTYHVMKMYNVHQDATLLPLSISSGAQYEFEGKSLPAVSGSASVNEEGAIHISLVNIDADEAQEVTVNLRGTDNKKVSGTILKAANLTDHNTFDNPDKVQPVAYKDFKRKGESMTLQLPPFSVVVLKVE
- a CDS encoding arabinan endo-1,5-alpha-L-arabinosidase; the protein is MPVKPKTILKSYQRWITVFSLLLCFGWLAAGCGEEEIEPAPNPTPGGGERPDTTELGDGPIDFSRLPDTYGHLATAAQVYDWMHYNSHDPSVIDARDYVMDAGDFFYSYSTDVSYGHTIRPGLQIRRSINLVEWEYVGWVFNAIPTAGATYIRQNGGTPNNSLWAPYAIQVGSEYRVYYSLASNVGRLSAIGLAVSDSPMGPFVERGLVVTSQGDNSTHTNAIDPSIIIDQSGNQYMYYGSSWDGIYMMELDPATGLAATEGDIGQRVAHRGFSGNTINGNIEGPEIIYNEEEGMYYLFIAYDWLETKYNVRVGRSESPTGPFYDFNGDNLNEFSDNQPMILAPYRFQNHSGWQGVSHPAVFEKDGQYFMAHQGRPGIDRFFMVLHVRQVFWTEDGWPIVSPQRYANEEETAVEESELPGTWEQIVFGYNVVPGFAETQTNPDFQQSVTITLDAGGTINGDNANTWSYEAPWLTLSWGGGAFTDKVYVERGRDWENEVASTILFTGLNEEGTTIWGKKVGE